AACGGCGCGGGCAAGACCACGCTCATCAAGATGATGTGCGGGCTGCTCGAGCCCGGGGCGGGAAGCATCGAGATTGGCGGCATCGACGTCCGTTCCGAGCGCGAGCGCGTCTGGACGGCGATCGGATACATGTCCCAGCGGTTCTCGCTCTATCAGGATCTCACGGTGAACCAGAATCTGCAGTTGTACGCCGATCTGTACGGCCTGCAGCGCTCCGCGTACGCCGATCTCGTCGCGCGGCTCGGCCTCGACCCGTTCGCCTCACGGCTGACCGGGGACCTGCCGATCGGCGTGCGGCAGCGCGTGTCGCTGCTCTGTGCGGTCCTGCACCATCCGTCGACGGTCTTTCTGGACGAACCGACATCCGGCGTCGATCCGCACGCGCGCCGGCTGTTCTGGGATCTCATCTACGCGCTCTCCCGCGATGCCGGCATCACGGTGCTGGTGTCGACGCATTACATGGACGAAGCGGCCCATTGCGACCGGCTCGGGCTGATGCACCAGGGGCGGCTGATCGCCGAGGGCTCGCCGGCCGAGCTCAGGCAACAGTCCGAAGAGCGATCGGGCGGCCTGCTCGCCATTCGAACCGCGGATCCGCGCCGGGCCTGGCAGCTGCTCTCCCGAGTCCGGCCACAGGCGGTCGTGTATGGAGACCACATCCGCGTCCGTACGTTTCAGCCCGACAGCGATCGGGCGGCGCTCGCCGGCGCGCTGGCGGACGAAGGCATCGACCGGGTCCGCATCGAGACGGTGCCGATCTCCATGGACGAAGCGTTCATCGATTTCGTCCGGCGCGCGGAGGCGCTCCGTGCCTAGCCGGCTCCTCGCCGTCGTCCGCAAGGAATCACGCGAGGTGCTGCGCGATCCGATCTACCTCGTGCTGGCGATCGTGGTGCCGCTCGCCGTCACGACGCTGCTCGCGCTCGGCTTCGTGCTCGACGTCAAGCATCTTCCGCTCGCGCTCTACGACGAGGATCGTTCCCCCCTCAGCCGCGACTACATGTACGCGTTCACGAATTCGGAGTACTTCCGGCTGGTCACGATGGCCAGCAGCCCCGCCGAGATCGATCGCCTGATCGAGTCCGCGGAGGTGCGTGCCGCCGTGCTGATACCGCCGGACTTCTCGCGCCGCCTGGACGCGGGAGAGGCGGTGAGCGTGCAGGTGCTGGTGGACGGCACGTTCCCGATACGCGCCCTCGTCGCCAGCGGGTACGTCGCCGCCATCGACGCGCAGTTCACCGCCGCGCTTCGCGCTCGCTATCTGGCCCGGCAGGGCCGGGTGCGCACCAACCTCGTGCCGGTGTCCGTCGAGGGGCGGGTCTGGTACAACCCCTCGCTCGAGACGAAGCACTCGCTCGTGCCGGGGCTGATGGTCATCAGTCTGATGTTCTACCCGGCACTGCTCGCGGCGCTGGTTCTCGCTCGCGAAAAGGAACGCGGCACGGTGTTCAACCTGTACTGCTCGCCGGTGTCGCGATGGGAAGTCATCGTCGGCAAAGCGGTGCCGTACATCGCGCTCGCTTTCGTCGTGTACGTTCTGCTGTTCGCGCTGAACCTGTACGTGTTCGGCGTCAGGTTCGTCGGCAGCCCCTTCGTGCTCACCGCCGCCGCTCTCCTGTACATCACCGCCAGCGTGGGACTCGGCCTCCTCGTCTCGGTCTTCTGCTCGACCCAGGTCGCGGCGATGCTCGTCACCTTCATCGCGCTGATGACCCCCTCGATTCTCTTCTCGGGCCTGCTGACGCCGGTCTCGAGCATGGCGCCGACGGCGCAGTTCATCAGCCGCCTGATTCCCGCCTCCTATTTCATCGCGATGGTGCGCGGCGTCTTCCTCAAGGGGCTCGGGTTCCGCCATTTCGCCAGCGACCTGGTGACGCTCGCCGTGTTCGCCGCCGTCGTCTACGGCATCGCGATCCTCGGCTTCAGAAAGCGAGCGGGCTGACGTGCGGCGCAGGCTGGCGGCGGGTGCACCGTGGCGCAGGAGAGTGGCGGGCCTGATCCGCAAGGAGTTCGCCCAGATCGGACGCGATCGGCCGCTCGTGATCATCCTGCTGTGGGCGTTCACCGCGGCGATCTATTCAGCCGGGCGGGGCGGGGCCACCGAAGCGATGAATGTCGCGACGGCGGTGTACGATCTGAGCCAGGGCTCCGCGAGCCGCGAATTCGTCAGTCACCTGCAGCCGCCGTATTTCAAGATCGTCGCCCACCTCCAGCGGGAGTCCGAGATCACGACGTGGCTCGATCGCGGCAAGGCGGCGATCGTCGTCATCATCCCGCCGGACTTTCAGCGCAGGGTCGACGGAACCCGGCAGGCCCAGATCCAGGTGCTGTCCGACGGCGCACTGGCGATGCCGGCGACGGTCGCCGGCGCTTACATCGCAGCCATTTCGGCGACCTACTCGGTGACGGTGCTCGAGCGCCGGGCCGGCATCTCGGGCGCTCTCGTCCGGGGACCGGCGCTCGACGAGCGATTACGGGTCACGTTCAATCCCAACATGCTGAGCTCGTGGTTCTCGGCGCTTCTCGAGCTGCTCAACATGTGCACCATGGTGTCGCTGCTGCTGACGGCGGCAAACCTCGTGCGCGAGAAGGAGCGCGGGACGATCGAGCGGCTGCTGGTCAGTCCGGCCAAGCCCTGCGAGATCTTTCTCGCCAAGATCATTCCCACCGTCGTCGTGGTCCTCGCCCTGTGCGCGCTGAGCTTCCTGCTCGTGCTCGTGCCGGTATTCGGGCTGCCGATTCGCGGCAGCCTGCTGCTCTTCTTCAGCGTCACCGCGCTCTACGTCTTCGCCATGACGAGCATGGGCATCGCCATCGCGCTGGTGGCGCGCAACATGGCGCAGGGCGTTCTCATCATGATCCTGATCCTGCAGCCCATGATCTTCCTGTCGGGCGCCTGGAATCCGCCCGAGGCGATGAGCCCGTGGCTGCGCGGGATCAGCCTCGTCTCGCCGCTCCGCTACTTCCTCGACTTCGGGTTCGGCGTCATCCTGAAAGGCAACGGCGCGTCCGTGCTGGCCCGGGACATCGCCGGCATCGCCATCCTCGGCAGCGTCTTGTTCGGGTTCTCGCTGCTGTGGTTCGAGAGAAGTCTCAAAGTCCGCACCCGCGCCTGAGCGGCCTGGCTGGCGAAAAAAAAGCCCGGGCTGCCGAAGCAGCCCGGGCCTGAACCAGCCGCCGGCGATGAACTAGAAGCGCACCCTGGCGCCGAGCTGCATCTGCCAGCGCGAGCGGAGGTCGTCGCGCAGGAAGCGGTTGAACGTCGGCGACACCAGCGTCGTGATGTTGTAGGCCGTGACCGGGTTGGTCGGCGTCGGGCTCGCCGGGCTCGTGGACGGCTGCACCAGGTTGTTGTTCGACTGGTAGCGAATCAGCCCCTTGGTGCGGTCGAACACGTTGATCAGGTTCAGCAGGTCGAGCGTGACTTCCGTGCGGAAGCGGCGATACGGCAGTTCGACCTTGAACTTCGCGTCGAGCGTGTTGGTCCACGGCGCGCGGCACGCGTTGCGCGGAATGATCTGGCCGACGTACTCGGCGAGACAGCCGTCGCCGCCGGTGAGGAAGTTCAGCAGGTCGTTATAGGTCCCGCCGGTGTAGTTCAGCGGATCCGACGCGGTCGGCAGATACACCAGATCGTTGGCGTTGCGGCCGTCGCCGTTCACGTCGCTGCTGCTGTAGACCATCGTGTACGGGCGGCCCGACTGCCCGGCATAGAACACCGAGACGCCCGGCTTCACCGTCCGCAGGAACGGGAAGTCGTAGCTGGCCGTCGCGGTGACGCGGTGGCCCGGATCGAAGTTCGACCGCGACAGCGGCGCGTTGTTCGGGTCGCCCGGCACGTAGACGAAGCCCCAGTTCGACGCCGCCTGGTCGGACGTGCCGTCCATGATGCTCTTCGCCTGGCCGTAGGAATACGCGCCCTGGATGAAGAGGCCGTTGGTGAACGGACGGCGCGCCTCGTACGACACGTTCCACGTGCGCCCCTTGGTCGTGTTCTCGAGCAGGATCACGTCGCTCAGCGACGTCACCTGCCGCGAGAACATCGGCCGGCCGCCGATGCCGGTCGCGCCGTTCGGCGCGTAGTTCAGGTTCCGGTACTTGATGTCCTTGACGGTCTTCGACCACACGAAGTCGGCCGTGCCGTAGAACCCGCCCCACAGCTGATGGTCGTACCCCACGTTGCCGCGCAGCACCGATGGGTACTTGAAGTCCGGATCGATGACGTCGATCTCGTTGGTGAACGACCCCGCGGTCGCGCCGGTGACCGTCTTCGGCTGATTGAGCGGGTCGCTCACGAACGGGATGCGGTTGTTGGCGTTGGTGTTCGCGCCGATCCGGGTGAAGTCGATGCCGGTGTTGCCGAACTGGTTCGAGATCCACACGTAGGCGGGGCGGCCCGAGAAGAGGCCCATGCCGCCGCGGAGCTGGCTGGTGCCGTTGCCGCTCAGGTCATAGTTGATCCCCACGCGCGGCGACCACTGCAGATGGCTCGGGACGACGTCGGTGGCGTAGCCGAAGGTCGCGACCGCGACGGGGTTGGCGGTCGGCTTCTCCGGGAACGTCGGCGCATCCGCACGCACGCCGTAGGTGAGCGTCACGCTGGGGCTGAGGCGCCACTGATCGCCGGCGTAGAAGCCCCACTGCCGCACCTTGAAGGCGGCGCGCTGCTGCGGGTCGCTCGTCGCCGAGAAGCTGTGGTTGAAGCCCTGCGCGAGCCCGGCCTCGAAGTTCTCGATGCTGGTGAACGTGTAGCTGCCGAAATTGTCGCGGATGAACAGGTTCGCCAGGTCGAGGAACTCGTTGTGGCTGCCGAAGGTCCACGTGTGGCGGCCGCTGATCCAGGTGAACGCCTCGTTCAGCTCGATGATGTCCTGATCGATGGCGTTGCGCGCCGAGAACTGCTCGGTCCCGGCCTGCACCGAGATGGTGCCGCCGGTGCCCTGGATGGTGACCTGCGGGAACGGCGGGTTGCCGATCGGGTTCTCGCGGTGATCGCGCACCCGCGTGTAGGTGAAGCGGAGCTCGTTGACCCCCTTCCCCACCTGCGAGTTCAGCTGCGCGACGGTGGAGTTGGTGTTGCTCGCGTACCGGTAGTAATTGTCCGGCGTCTTGAAGAACGTGGTCGACGGCGTGCCGATGTCGTTGAACGCGTCGATGTAGTTGTGGCGCACCACCAGCTGGTGGCCCTTGGCGACGTTGAAATCGCCGCGGAAGAAGTACTTGTTGTTGTCGGTGGCGCGGACGAACTCGCTGCCGGGATCCGCGCCCGGATCGTAGCCATACCGGGACTTCAGCGCGGTGATGACGCGCTCGAACAGCACCGGATCGCGGAACTGCTGGACCGCCCCGCCGACCGCGAAGCCGGTCGGCCGCTCCTTGCGCTCGTAGTCGAGCGTGCCGAAGAAGAACGCCCTGTTCCGCACCACCGGCCCGCCGATGCTGCCGCCGAACTGGTTGTGCTTGAAGGTCGAGATCCTGGTGTTGGTCAGCCCCTTGCCGACCCAGTCCTCGTTGCGGCCGAAATAGAACGCGGTGCCGCGCACGCTGTTGGTGCCGCTCTTCGTGATCGCGTTGATGCCGCCGCCGGAGAAGCCCCCCTGGCGGACGTCGTACGGCGAGACGACGAGCTGGATTTCCTGGATGGCGTCGAGACTCACCGGCTGCGTTTCCGCCGTGCCGCCGGGGACGCCGGCGGAGCTGGCGAGCCCGAACAGGTCGTTGTTCACCGCGCCGTCGATCTGCAGGCTGTTGTAGCGATAGCTGTTGCCGGCGACCGACACGACCGAGCCCTGGTCCGCGCCCGATCCGCCGCCGAAGGTATTGAACATCGGGCTGATCCGCACGATATCGGTGAGGCTGCGCGAAATCGTCGGCAGGTTCTCCTTCACCTCGTTCGGGATGTTGTCGGCGGTGCCGGCGCGCGAAAGGTCGATCAGCGGCGACGTGGCGATGACGTCGACGGTCTCGCTCACGGTCGCGAGCTGCAGCTTGAAGTCGGCCGTGCGCTCGGCGCCGAGCTCCACCGCGAGCCGTTCCTGCTTCTGCTCGCGGAAGCCCTGCATGTTGACGGTGATGGTGTAGGAGCCCACCCTCACGTTCAGGATGTTGTAACGGCCGTCGGTGCCCGTGACCGCTTCATAGGTCGTGCCGGTATCGGTGTGAACCGCCACCACGGTGGCGCCAGGAAGCACGCCTCCCTGCGCGTCTGTCACCGTGCCGGCGATGTTGCCCGTCGTCACGGTCTGGGCCGCGAGCGGGGCCGCGCAGAGCAGCGCCCAGCAGAACGCGACCGCAAGGCTCCAGACAGCCTTCGTACGCAATTTCATCAAAGTGTTCTCCACGTCCAGTTGTCTTCGAACTTAGGGGAAAAGGCGTCGAGAATTATAGCAGCAGCGACGTGACGCCGGTGAAAAAAGGCCGCCGGCGGGCGGCCTTTCATATTCCGTAAACGATGGATAGCGCGTTACTTGGAGGCGGCGGACTTCACCGCGGGCGGCGGGCGCAGGGTGTACGACGTCTTGTACTTGAGGTCGTAGCGGCCCGCTTTGGCGACCTTGATCTCGATCGCCCGGCGCTTCTTCAGCGGATCGGGATTGCTCGAGTAGTAGCCGAGCACGTAGTAGTCGCTCGTCTCGGCGTCGATGCGCTTGAGCGCCGTGTCGAAATCGTTCGAGTTGACGACCGCGTAGCCGCCGGTCAGGTCGGCGATGACCCGCAGGCTGCTCTGCGTCTCACGCACGTGATCCTGCCAGTCCATGACGTCGAGCTTCGTCTCGTCGAGATCCGGTCCGCCGACCAGCCCGCGCGGGTCGATGGTGTAGATCGTCACGTTGGAGCGGTTGGCCTGACGCGTCAGCTCCGACAGCTCCGCCGCGAGATCCGCCGCCGCGAACTGGTTCCCCTGTTTCGAGAACGGGTTGACCTCGTTGCTCGAGTTGTTGCTGCTGTCGCTGTCGTCGGAGTTGCCGCGCCCCATCATCGAGGAGTAGCGCTCGTTCGCTTCCTTGGCGCGGGACTTCGAGAACGGGTCGAAATCGTAGCCGTTGCTGACGTAGATGAACGCCTTGCGCCGGTTGTGCACCTGCGACAGGTTGTTGAGCAGCTCGTAGGCGGTCGAGAACGCCACGTGCGCGCGGTACCGCACTTCGGGCGGCCCCTGCGCGCCCTCGGGCGTCTCGATGATCTCCTGCGGCTTGAGACCGCTGCCGGCGATCTTGTTGATCGCCTCGTCGAGCCGCTTCACGTCGTAGGTCATGTCGACCGAGATCGAGGACGGCCCGGTCGAGACGATGCCGAACATGTCGCCGTCGTGAATCAGCTCGCGGCGGATCTTCTTGAACAGCTCGCGGATGCGGCCGGTGTTCCGGAAATCCATGTGGAGGTCGTCCACGAAGATCAGGAAGATGCGGCCCGAGGCGTCGTTGGTCGGACGCGGCGGCGGGAGCAGGATGCCTTCCTGCACTGGAGGCGGCGGCGCGCCGATGTCGTTGATCACGCGCCCGCCGTGCGTCAGCACGAACGTCACGACATCCTGCTTGACGCCGTCCTCGAAGACTTCGAAGTCCCCCTTCGCGAGATTGGCGACGAACTGCCCTTTCTCGTCCCGGACGATCACGTCGGTCGTCACGAGATCCACGCTGCGGCGGATCACGTCGCGAGACTGCTGGACCGGAGCCAGGATGCCTTCCGGCTTCTGTGGATCCTGCGCCGAGAGGCTGGCGGCCGCGCCCAGGAGAGCTGCCGCCACGAGGTACTTCCGCATGTTCGTCATTATAGCGTGCCCCCTCCCCCGGGCGCGGCTATCGGCGGCGCTGGTGGCCGACCTCGGCGCGAAGGCTGTCGAAGACGCTCTCGTATTGCTCGAGCGCCGCCGCCACCTCGTCCGCGGTGAGCCACGCGTCGGGGTTAAGACGTTCGACCCGCGCGTTCAGCTCTGCCCTGGCGGCGTCGTCCATCTCCCTTTCGGCGATGCGCGCCACGAGCTGCGCGTAGCGGGCGCGGAGCCGCGTCACGGCGTCGGCGCCGAGCCGCGCGGCCGCGGCGGATGGGGCGGTCTGCGGACCAGGCTGCGCGTCGGTCGGCACGCGCGCGTGGGACGCTTCGGCGTACTCGACGTATTCGGCGTGATCGGCGGCGAGCGGTTCGCCATGCCTCACGGCGACGGATTCGGGTTCTTCGGGTTCTACGGGTTCTACGGGTTCTCCGGGTTCGGGTTCTCCGGGTTCTCCGGGTTCTACGGGTTCTACGGGTTCTACGGGTTCTCCGGGTTCTGCCGTCGCACCGAACTCTTCGAGAATGAGGTCGGCGTGCGCGGCGGCGCGCTCCTCGGCGAGTTCCGCGCTCGCGTCGTGGACGATCGCGGGCGGGGCGGGGGGAACGGCGGCGGCGGTGGTCTGGGACGGGCGCGAGCGTTCGGGCGGGCGCTGATCGCGGCCGTCGCGCCGGCGGTCGCGGTCCCGCGGGTCGCGATCGCGATCGCGGCGTGCGCCCTGTTCCTGCGGAACCTCTTTCAGCAGGCGCGCCCAGTCGAACTGGATGTCGGGATTGTGCTCCTCGAGCAGGCGCATCGCGTGCTCGTCGATGGGCGCGCGGCCCACCCGCACGCCGGGCGGCGTGCGGAACCAGTAGAGAAGACGCTGACCGTGCCCGCGGCCGCGCCGGCGCGATCCGCCGTCGGTCACCGCGGTGGTTTCGTAGCCGCGCTTGTCGCGGGTGAAACGCAGTTGCGGCAGAGGTTACTTCCTTTTCTTCTTTCCGTTCGCGTTCCGGGTGGCCGCGGGCTTCGCCTTGCTCTTCGGCTTCGCGCTGCGCGCCGGCGCTTTGGCCGCCGCCTTCGAGCTCTTCGGATTGCCGTTCTTCGCCGCCGAAGCGGTGGCCCTGGCGCGGGCCGGCTCGGCGGGCGCAGGCCGCTGCGCCAGCTTCGCGACGAGCGTGAAGCGGGTCTGATCGCCCAACGTGTGGTAGCTCCAGATCTCCGTCACGTCGACGTGGTTCTCGGTGCACAGCCGGCGCGCGATATCGACCGCGGCGGCGGGCACGTACAAGAAAAACGGCGCCCGGGCACGGCCGAAGTGCGCCCACTGCGCCATCGCTTCCAGGTGATTGACCGATTCCCCCGTCTCGACTTCGATCAGCCCTTCGAGACGATGCCCTTTGTCCGGGGACGTCAGGACGAGGTCGGGATACATCTGCCCCGCCCCGATCTTCACGCCTGCTCCCTGCTCGTCGCCGATGTTGATCGCTACATCATGCTTGCGCTTGAGCTTTGCCTGGAGCAGCCGGATGACCCGGTCATGCTCGAGCTGCTCTCGGACGGGGCGAACCAGTATCGGACTCAAGTAACCTCCGGCGAACCCGCAATGGTAACTTACTCAGCCGCTTGACGGGGATCTCTTTTGGCTTCATTATGATGCGGTGATTGCCGCGGCCGAGAGCCTGCCCGCCGAGTCCGCCACGAAAACCATCCTGATCGTGGACGACGACCGATCCGTAGCCGACACGTTCGCCCGGATGCTCAAGCTCGAGGGGTTCGAAGTCGCGACCGCGATCAACGCGGAGTCGGGTCTCGAGCTTGCCGACAACGTCCGGCCGAGCGCGATTATCCTCGATATGCGCATGCCGATAACCAACGGCTTGCAGTTTTTGCGCACGGTCCGCTCGAAGCCTCACCTCCTCGAAACCCCCGTCGCCATCGTCACCGGCGATTACTTCCTGCCGGATCCGGTTCAGCAGGAGCTGAAATCCCTCGGCGCTTCGATCCGCTTCAAGCCCTTGTGGCTCGAAGACTTGATCGCTCTCGCGAAGACGCTCGTCGCCTAGTGACCGATCGGTTCCTGCGGGCCTGCCGCCGCCAGCCCGTCGACGCCACGCCCGTCTGGTTCATGCGTCAGGCGGGCCGCTACATGGCCGACTACCGCGCGCTGCGTCAGCGGTATTCCCTGCTGGAAATCTGTGCGCACCCCGAGCTGGCCGTGGCGGTGACGCTGCAGCCGGTCGACGTGATCGACGTCGACGCCGCGATCCTGTTCTCGGATCTGCTGCTGCCCTTCACGCCGATGGGGCTGACGTTCGATTTCGTGAAGGGGGAAGGGCCTTCGGTTGAACACCCGATTCGCAGCGCCGCCGACGTCGAGCGCGTGCGCGTCGTCGATCTGCGCGAGGGGCTCGGGCATGTGCTCGAAACGATCACCCTCCTGCGCCGCGAGCTGGAGCACAAGGTGCCGTTGATCGGCTTCGGCGGCGCGCCGTTCACCATGGCGGCCTACGCGATCGAAGGCGGCCCGTCGACCAGTTACGCCACGACGAAGGCGTTCATGTACGCGCAGCCGGCGGCGTGGCACACGCTCTGCGACCGCTTCGCCACCGTCATGGCGGACTACCTGGTCGCGCAGGTCAGAGCCGGCGCCCAGGCGATCCAGGTGTTCGACTCGTGGGTCGGACAACTGTCGCGATCCGATTACCGGGAGTACGCGCTGCCGCACACGCGGCGGATTTTCGACGAGCTCGCCGGCACGGGCGTGCCGACGATCCACTTCGGCGTCAACACCGGCGCGATTCTCGGGGAAATGAGAGCCGCCGGCGGCGACGTCATCGGCGTGGACTGGCGCCTGCCGCTCGACGAGGCGTGGACGCTCGTCGGCCGCGATCGCGGCATTCAAGGCAACCTGGATCCGATCCGCCTGCTCGGTCCCGAGCACGGCCTGTTCGCGGCCGCCGACGAAGTGCTGCTCCGCGCCGCCGGCCGTCCCGGCCACATCTTCAACCTGGGGCACGGCATCCTGCCCGACACGCCGCTCGAACGGGTGCAGGCGCTCGCGCGGCACGTGCACAGCCACCGGCTGTAAGCTCGCTTTCGGAGTCACGCTTTGCGGACGGACGTGGTGATCGTCGGGGCGGGCATCGCCGGTCTTTCGGCGGCCTACGAGCTCACGCGGCGCGGACGCGGCGTGCGCGTCCTCGAGGCGTCGCGCCGCGCCGGCGGCCTGATTCACACCGAGCACACCGGCGGGTTCACGATCGAGGCCGGTCCGGATTCGATCCTGAATGCGAAGCCCGCCGCGCTCACGCTGATCCGCGAGCTCGGAATTGCCTCGGCGCTGCAGACGGTGCGGCCGGGGGCGCGCGCGTTCGTGCTCAAGGGGACGGTGCTGCATGCGCTGCCGCAGCCGTCGCTGCTCGGCATTCCGCTCACCGCCGAGGCGCTCGCCCGCTACGACCTGCTGTCCCCTGCCGGGCGCGAACGGATCGCCATCGAGCCGACAATCCCGCCGCGCCGCGGCGATGACGACGAGGCGGTTGGCGCGTTCTTCCGGCGCCGCTTCGGCGACGAGGCGGTCGATCTGATCGCGCAGCCGCTGCTCGGCGGCATTCACGCGGGCGATATCGAACAGCTCTCGATGCGGTCGCTGTTTCCGTCGCTGGTCGCACGCGAGCGCGAGCACGGACGTGTGACGATCCCGGCCGCGCCGCGCGGCGGCGACGCCGGATTCTCCTCGCTTCGCGGCGGCATGTCGACGCTCGTGGACGCGCTCGTACGCTCGCTGCCGCCGGGCACCATCGAATTCAACGCCTCCGTCCGCTCGCTTGCCGACATCGACGCCGGATGCACCATCCTGGCGCTGCCGGCGCACGCGGCGGCGCCGCTGATCGCGCCGCTGGACGCGGACGCCGCGGCGCTCGCCGCGACGGTGCCGTACGTCTCGACCGCATCGGTGGCGCTGGCGTGGCCGCGCGCCAGCGTGCCGCATCCGCTCGACGGCACCGGCTTCGTCGTCTCGCGCCGCTACTCCGCCGTCCGCATCACGGCGTGCACGTGGGTGTCGTCGAAGTGGGAAGACCGCGCCCCTGACGGCACCGCGCTGCTGCGCGCGTTCGTCGGCGGCGCCCACGACCCGGCGGTCGCAGAGCTTCCCGACGACGACCTGATCGCGATCGTGCGCCGCGATCTGCGCGACGTCATGGGCATCACCGCCGCGCCGTCGCTCGCCCGCGCCTATCGCTGGCCTCGCGCCGGCGCCCAGCACGTTGTCGGCCACCTGGATCGCGTGGCGGAGATCGAGCGCCGCCTCGCGCCGCACCGTGTCTTCGTCGCCGGCAGCGGCTTCCGCGCCGTCGGCATCCCGGATTGCGTGGCTGATGGACGGCGGGTCGCGGCGGCGGTCACGGACGCACTCACGGAGAGGCGCAGGCTGTAGACTGGGCTGATGAAACTCGCGTGCTCGATCGTCACCGTCGCGGTGCTGCTGTGCGGCTCGGCCCTGGCGCAGGCGCCGGACGTCAACAGGATCCTCGCGGACATCCGCGCGAAGGACAAGGGACAGCTCGCCGTGTCGGAAGAGGACGGACGGTTCCTGCGGCTGATGATCGCGTCGACGAACCGCAAGCGCGTGCTGGAGATCGGCGGCGCCAGCGGCTACAGCGCGATCTGGATGGCGCAGGGGCTGCGCGCCACCGGCGGGCGGCTGGTGACAATCGAGTACGATCCGGTGCGCGCCCGGGAGCTCGCCGACAACGTCAAGCGCGCCGGCTTCAGCGACATCGTCCAGGTGGTCGCGGGCGACGCGTTCGCGGAGATCCCCAAGCTGCAGGGCACGTTCGATTTCGTCTTCCTCGACGCCTGGAAGCGCGACTACAAGAAGTTCTTCGACACGGTCTATCCGCGGCTGGACAAGGGAGGGATCTTCACCGCGCACAACGTGGTGAACAAGCGCAGCGAGATGGGCGACTTCCTGGATGCCATCCAGCGGAACCCGTCGCTCTGGACGACGATCGTGGCGCCGTCAGGCGAAGGGATTTCGCTGTCGTTGAAGCGCTAGGAGCGGCGGGCGCGACTACTCTTCGGCGGCGGCCGCCACAGGCACGGCAGCCTTCGCCTTGACGGTGCGCTTCTTGCGCGGCTTGCCGCTGCGCAGTCCCGGCGGGACCGGCTCGTTGCTGGGCTCGAGCTTCGACATGCTCGTCATGAACTTCTTGACACCATGCTCGTCGAACTGCACGCGCGTATACGCGTCTTCGACGGCAATGACGGACCCGAGTCCGTAGGTCGGTTCCACGACACGAGCCCCGACCTCGAAGCGCTTCATCCTCGACTCCTTCACTCCGGCAGCGTCCGGACCGCCCCATACGGACGGGCTCGCCACCGCAAACTCCAGATTATCAGTATCTTAGGGGACACGTCAAATACCGTATCCTAGGAGGCCATGGCCCGGCCCGTACACATCATCGGCGTCTCGCTCGATCTTGGCGGCAACCGCCGCGGCGTCGACATGGGACCCTCCGCGTTCCGCATCGCCGGTCTGGGCGAGCGTCTCACCGGTCTGGGGATGACGGTCGCCGACGCCGGCGATCTCGTCGCCCCCATCCCCGAGACGAAGGCGTTCGGCGATCCGAGCAAGAAATACATCCGCGAGATCGCGCGCGTCTGCGAGCGGCTC
This genomic interval from Vicinamibacterales bacterium contains the following:
- a CDS encoding VWA domain-containing protein produces the protein MRKYLVAAALLGAAASLSAQDPQKPEGILAPVQQSRDVIRRSVDLVTTDVIVRDEKGQFVANLAKGDFEVFEDGVKQDVVTFVLTHGGRVINDIGAPPPPVQEGILLPPPRPTNDASGRIFLIFVDDLHMDFRNTGRIRELFKKIRRELIHDGDMFGIVSTGPSSISVDMTYDVKRLDEAINKIAGSGLKPQEIIETPEGAQGPPEVRYRAHVAFSTAYELLNNLSQVHNRRKAFIYVSNGYDFDPFSKSRAKEANERYSSMMGRGNSDDSDSSNNSSNEVNPFSKQGNQFAAADLAAELSELTRQANRSNVTIYTIDPRGLVGGPDLDETKLDVMDWQDHVRETQSSLRVIADLTGGYAVVNSNDFDTALKRIDAETSDYYVLGYYSSNPDPLKKRRAIEIKVAKAGRYDLKYKTSYTLRPPPAVKSAASK
- a CDS encoding response regulator codes for the protein MIAAAESLPAESATKTILIVDDDRSVADTFARMLKLEGFEVATAINAESGLELADNVRPSAIILDMRMPITNGLQFLRTVRSKPHLLETPVAIVTGDYFLPDPVQQELKSLGASIRFKPLWLEDLIALAKTLVA
- a CDS encoding ABC transporter permease produces the protein MPSRLLAVVRKESREVLRDPIYLVLAIVVPLAVTTLLALGFVLDVKHLPLALYDEDRSPLSRDYMYAFTNSEYFRLVTMASSPAEIDRLIESAEVRAAVLIPPDFSRRLDAGEAVSVQVLVDGTFPIRALVASGYVAAIDAQFTAALRARYLARQGRVRTNLVPVSVEGRVWYNPSLETKHSLVPGLMVISLMFYPALLAALVLAREKERGTVFNLYCSPVSRWEVIVGKAVPYIALAFVVYVLLFALNLYVFGVRFVGSPFVLTAAALLYITASVGLGLLVSVFCSTQVAAMLVTFIALMTPSILFSGLLTPVSSMAPTAQFISRLIPASYFIAMVRGVFLKGLGFRHFASDLVTLAVFAAVVYGIAILGFRKRAG
- a CDS encoding ABC transporter permease — encoded protein: MRRRLAAGAPWRRRVAGLIRKEFAQIGRDRPLVIILLWAFTAAIYSAGRGGATEAMNVATAVYDLSQGSASREFVSHLQPPYFKIVAHLQRESEITTWLDRGKAAIVVIIPPDFQRRVDGTRQAQIQVLSDGALAMPATVAGAYIAAISATYSVTVLERRAGISGALVRGPALDERLRVTFNPNMLSSWFSALLELLNMCTMVSLLLTAANLVREKERGTIERLLVSPAKPCEIFLAKIIPTVVVVLALCALSFLLVLVPVFGLPIRGSLLLFFSVTALYVFAMTSMGIAIALVARNMAQGVLIMILILQPMIFLSGAWNPPEAMSPWLRGISLVSPLRYFLDFGFGVILKGNGASVLARDIAGIAILGSVLFGFSLLWFERSLKVRTRA
- a CDS encoding carboxypeptidase regulatory-like domain-containing protein, whose amino-acid sequence is MKLRTKAVWSLAVAFCWALLCAAPLAAQTVTTGNIAGTVTDAQGGVLPGATVVAVHTDTGTTYEAVTGTDGRYNILNVRVGSYTITVNMQGFREQKQERLAVELGAERTADFKLQLATVSETVDVIATSPLIDLSRAGTADNIPNEVKENLPTISRSLTDIVRISPMFNTFGGGSGADQGSVVSVAGNSYRYNSLQIDGAVNNDLFGLASSAGVPGGTAETQPVSLDAIQEIQLVVSPYDVRQGGFSGGGINAITKSGTNSVRGTAFYFGRNEDWVGKGLTNTRISTFKHNQFGGSIGGPVVRNRAFFFGTLDYERKERPTGFAVGGAVQQFRDPVLFERVITALKSRYGYDPGADPGSEFVRATDNNKYFFRGDFNVAKGHQLVVRHNYIDAFNDIGTPSTTFFKTPDNYYRYASNTNSTVAQLNSQVGKGVNELRFTYTRVRDHRENPIGNPPFPQVTIQGTGGTISVQAGTEQFSARNAIDQDIIELNEAFTWISGRHTWTFGSHNEFLDLANLFIRDNFGSYTFTSIENFEAGLAQGFNHSFSATSDPQQRAAFKVRQWGFYAGDQWRLSPSVTLTYGVRADAPTFPEKPTANPVAVATFGYATDVVPSHLQWSPRVGINYDLSGNGTSQLRGGMGLFSGRPAYVWISNQFGNTGIDFTRIGANTNANNRIPFVSDPLNQPKTVTGATAGSFTNEIDVIDPDFKYPSVLRGNVGYDHQLWGGFYGTADFVWSKTVKDIKYRNLNYAPNGATGIGGRPMFSRQVTSLSDVILLENTTKGRTWNVSYEARRPFTNGLFIQGAYSYGQAKSIMDGTSDQAASNWGFVYVPGDPNNAPLSRSNFDPGHRVTATASYDFPFLRTVKPGVSVFYAGQSGRPYTMVYSSSDVNGDGRNANDLVYLPTASDPLNYTGGTYNDLLNFLTGGDGCLAEYVGQIIPRNACRAPWTNTLDAKFKVELPYRRFRTEVTLDLLNLINVFDRTKGLIRYQSNNNLVQPSTSPASPTPTNPVTAYNITTLVSPTFNRFLRDDLRSRWQMQLGARVRF